Part of the Deinococcus sp. QL22 genome is shown below.
GGGGCACTGGACGACCGAGGTCTGGTGTACCTCCGGCAGATTGTTGACGGCGGGGAGCACATGAAACGGCTGGTCGACGATCTGCTGACCTTCTCCCGCGTGCACACTGAGCAGCGGGAAGGGGGGCCAGTGGAGGTCGGTGGCATCGTTGACTCTGTCATCCAACGCCTGCGACCGGACCTACGGGACGCCCACCTCAACCGGACGGCGCTTCCAGTGGTGAAGGCGGATGCCCGGCAAGTGGATCAACTGTTCCAGAACCTGATTTCCAATGGGCTCAAGTACCGCCGCGACGGGGTCACGCCGCAGGTACAAGTGTCTGCCGAGCAGGACGGTTTGATGTGGCGTTTTGCAGTGTCAGACAACGGCATCGGGATTGAAGCTCAATATTTCGAGCGGATCTTCGTGATCTTCCAACGGTTGCATGGACGGGACACGTATGAGGGGACCGGGATTGGGCTCGCGGTGTGCAAGAAGATCGTGGAACGCCATGGGGGGCAGCTGTGGCTGGAGAGCACCCCAGGAGAAGGCAGTACCTTTTTCTTCACCCTTCCAGCCGTGGAGTGCTAGAGGAACAGGAGGCATTGGGCCGAGGTTTGTCAAGAGCCTGCTGCGGTGTGCGGACGATAAGCTTGAGGCGCCATGCAAAAGGGAAGGGATATGCGGGGAACAGCGGAGGCTCAAGCTACCGTTTAAGACCAGGATGGTTTCGGCCGGCAGATATTTCGCCCAGGACGCAATTGCCCACTTCACCAAGAGTTTTCCGCTCTGGCGGGAGCGCCGGATCAACCGAATCACCTGGAGACACGGAGCGTCCCCATAAAAGCGGAGCAGGAAGGCCACTATAGTAGTGAGGACGCTCTGCTCTCCCTATCCAACCAGCACACCGAACTGGCCTTTGGCCGCCCACTCCAACAGGAGCGCGTATGCCTGATCCCGGCTTCCGAAAAATTTCTTATGGCGGCGACTGGAATCCCGAGCAGTGGGACTGCGGGGTGTGGCACGAGGATATCCGGCTGTTCCGGGAAGCCGGGATCGATCTGCTGAGTATCAACATCTTCGCCTGGACAAGACTTCAGCCCGACGAGGCCACCTTCGACTTCGCTCAGCTGGACGAGATTGTCGCTCTGCTTCACGGGAACGGAATGCAGGTCTGCCTGGGCACGGGCACCGCCGCGCACCCGGCCTGGATGGCGACCCGATATCCGGACATCCTGCGGGTGGATGCCCAGGGCCGCAAACGCAAGTTCGGCAACCGCCACAATTCCTGTCCCAGCAGCCCGACCTACCGCCACTTCGCGCCCCGGTTGGCGGGTGCACTGGCCCAGCGGTATGGCCAGCACCCGGCGCTGGCGCTGTGGCACATTTCCAACGAGTTCAGTGGAACGTGCTACTGCGGGAACTGCGAGATCCGTTTCCGGGAGTGGCTGCGGGCAAAATACGGATCGCTGGACGCCCTGAACCACGCCTGGAATGCCCCGTTCTGGAACCAGACGGTGACGGTCTGGGACGAAATTGTTGCGCCCAACGCCCTCACGGTGCAGAGAGACGACCGGCACACCTGCATGCAGGGCCTGTCGCTTGACTACCTGCGCTTCAACAGTGACAACCTGCTGGACAGCTACCTGCTGGAAGATCGGGCCATTCGCGAGCACCAGCCGAACGCGGTGATCACCACCAACCTGATGGGCGCTTACCGCCCGATCAACTACCGGGCCTGGGCCCCGCACATGGACGTGATTGGCTGGGATTCCTACCCTGGCCGGGATCAGCCTGCCTCGCGCACGGCCATGCTGCACGGGCTGATGCGCGGTCTGAAGAACGGAGCGCCGTTTCTGCTGATGGAGCAGACGCCCAGCCAGACGAACTGGCAGCCGCACAACGCCCTCAAACGGCCCGGGGTGATGCGGCTTCAGAGCTTACAGGCCGTGGCTCATGGGGCAGACGCAGTGATGTTCTTTCAGATGCGCCGCTCGCCGGGTGCGGGCGAAAAGTTTCACGGCGCGGTCATCGAGCACCATGGACGCAGCGACACGCGGGTTTTCCGGGAAGTGGCCGCGCTCGGAGCGGAACTCCGGCAGCTTGCAGATCTGACGCTGGGGTTACGCCTGTCTGCCCGCGCCGCCGTCTGGTTTGACTGGGAGAGCTGGTGGGCGTGCGAAAACTCGATGGGACCCAGCGCAGCCCTGGACTACGTGGAAGAGGTCTGGAAGGTCTACGACGCCCTGCACGCTGCCAACATCGCGGTGGATCTGGTCGGGCCGGCAAGCGACCTGAGCGGCTACCGCCTCTTGGCCGCGCCCGTGATGTACCTGCTGCATCCAGAAGACGTCACGGCGCTGCACGGCTTTGTGCGTGGGGGAGGCACGCTGCTCACCACCTTCCTGAGTGGCGTGGCCGACCCCAGCGACCGGGTCTTCCGGGGCGGCGCTCCTGGCCCGCTGCGCGACCTGCTTGGGCTGTGGGTCGAAGAAATTGACGCCCTGGATCCACAGGTGCACAACCGGATCGTGCTGGGTCAGGCACTGGGAGAACTGTCCGGGAGCTACAGCTGCAACCTCCTGTTCGAGATCATTCGCACCGAGGGGGCCGAGGTCATGGCGACCTACGGCGAGGACTTCTATGCCGGCACTCCGGCCCTGACCCGCCACCGGCCAGGCCAGGGCCAGGCCTGGCACCTCGCGTCCAGTGCTGAACCGGCTTTCCTGCGCGGTCTGCTCGCACATCTGTGTCAGGAAGCAGGCATCGAACCCACATGGCCGGGGCTGCCCCAGGGTGTGGAGGCCACCATGCGCGGTGAGGGGGAGGCGCGGGTACTGTTCCTCCTCAACCACCTGGAACATGAGGTCACGGTTCCGCTGGCGGTTCCCCTGCGCGATCTGCTCGCGGGCGTGACAGTGCAGGGTGAAGTCACGCTTCCTGGCTCCGGCGTCTTGATCGCCCGACCTCAAAGCTGACCTGTCGGCTCTGGGCTTTCCAGCTGTGTCCGGGCTGCCTGCCTTTCCGAGGGGTTGAAGAGAGCGCTCCAGATCAGTGCTGAAGGGTCGGTCAAGTCGCGTGCGATCTGGCCCGGCCGCATGAAGCACTCCGAGCAGTCATCCTGAGGACCACCCGGCCACTCTTGGCCTGCCAGACGGCCTGGGCAACGGAACAGCGGAGAAACCGTCTCTGCCCCCAAAGTTTTTCTGGGTGCAGACCGTATCTTGGACCCGTGCCCAACCATGCCGTAGCGCCCTTGGGGGGCCCTCTTACCTTCAGCGAACGCCTGCAGGCCGTGACTGAGGCACTTGCTGCCGTCCATACACAGGAGGGCGTATTCGGGCTGATCCTGACGCCCGCTCTGGCCGCTCTGAATGCCCTTGCCGGAGCCGTGCTTCTGGTTGATGAGCCGGGCTGGCAGCTGAAAATGGCGGCCGCCCAGGGAGAGGAGGGCGCTCAGGGGGTGTGGCAGGATGGCCCTCTGGACAGCAGTGGGGCAGTAGGCGACGCCCTGGGACGGCACGAGGCGCTGTTTTTTGAACACCACGGCGCTCTGGCACGGGCCTATCCAGAACTGGAAGCCCGCACGGGTGGCGTGGCCGCCGTCGCCACCGCCGCGCTGCCGATGTTCCTGGATGCGCGGCCTCTGGACGCCCTGATTTTGGATTTCAGGGAGCCGCATGAGTTCACGGAGGCCGAAATCCACTTTCTGCGAACCCTGGCGGCCCAGTGCGCGGTGGCCCTGGGCCGGGCGCACAGGCGCCCATCCGGGCGGTCACGAGTTTCGCGGGCATCATCGACCGGCGCTACGGCACCCTGCTGGACGACCGGGGCCGAGTCTACCTGCGCCAGATCGTGGAGGGCGGCGAGCACATGAAGTGGCTGGTGGACGACCTGGGTGGCCGCGAGGCGTAGGAGGATGGCGGCGAACCTGGCTTGGTTCTCTAGGGTGGATAAGTCACCGCCGCCTACAAGGGTTACAGGCGCCACTTGAATGATGCAGCGGGGAGAAGCAGGCGTCTTGGACTTACGCGATGTTGCCATGTTCGATCTCCTCCCCATTGAGCCACCGAATCAGGACACTCCGCGGTTGTGTTGCCTTGACCGGGTTGGGGGAGGCTGACAGTCCGTGAGTGACACCAAGCCCCACCGCCACCGATTTGCGATGATCATCATCTAGCACGCGGTTTGGCTGTACCACCGTTTCCTTCAGCTCTCGAGATGTTCAAGAACTGCTTCACCAGCGTG
Proteins encoded:
- a CDS encoding beta-galactosidase, which gives rise to MPDPGFRKISYGGDWNPEQWDCGVWHEDIRLFREAGIDLLSINIFAWTRLQPDEATFDFAQLDEIVALLHGNGMQVCLGTGTAAHPAWMATRYPDILRVDAQGRKRKFGNRHNSCPSSPTYRHFAPRLAGALAQRYGQHPALALWHISNEFSGTCYCGNCEIRFREWLRAKYGSLDALNHAWNAPFWNQTVTVWDEIVAPNALTVQRDDRHTCMQGLSLDYLRFNSDNLLDSYLLEDRAIREHQPNAVITTNLMGAYRPINYRAWAPHMDVIGWDSYPGRDQPASRTAMLHGLMRGLKNGAPFLLMEQTPSQTNWQPHNALKRPGVMRLQSLQAVAHGADAVMFFQMRRSPGAGEKFHGAVIEHHGRSDTRVFREVAALGAELRQLADLTLGLRLSARAAVWFDWESWWACENSMGPSAALDYVEEVWKVYDALHAANIAVDLVGPASDLSGYRLLAAPVMYLLHPEDVTALHGFVRGGGTLLTTFLSGVADPSDRVFRGGAPGPLRDLLGLWVEEIDALDPQVHNRIVLGQALGELSGSYSCNLLFEIIRTEGAEVMATYGEDFYAGTPALTRHRPGQGQAWHLASSAEPAFLRGLLAHLCQEAGIEPTWPGLPQGVEATMRGEGEARVLFLLNHLEHEVTVPLAVPLRDLLAGVTVQGEVTLPGSGVLIARPQS
- a CDS encoding GAF domain-containing protein yields the protein MPNHAVAPLGGPLTFSERLQAVTEALAAVHTQEGVFGLILTPALAALNALAGAVLLVDEPGWQLKMAAAQGEEGAQGVWQDGPLDSSGAVGDALGRHEALFFEHHGALARAYPELEARTGGVAAVATAALPMFLDARPLDALILDFREPHEFTEAEIHFLRTLAAQCAVALGRAHRRPSGRSRVSRASSTGATAPCWTTGAESTCARSWRAAST